The genome window ATTGCTCACGCTGGCGGACTAAATAGCTGCGGTCACCGTCCACCAGCACTTCTGCGGCTCTGGGTCTGCTGTTGTAGTTGGAACTCATGGTAAAACCATAAGCGCCTGCTGAGCGCACCACCAGTAAATCACCTGGCTCCAGCGCTAAAGCGCGGTCTTTACCAAGGAAATCACCTGTTTCACAGACCGGACCTACCACATCGTAAGTCACAGCAGGAATTTCAGGTTTTTGCCGCACAGCAATAATAGATTGCCATGCACTGTAAAGTGCCGGGCGAATTAAGTCGTTCATAGCAGCATCAACAATAGCAAAATGCTTTTCCTGACCCGGCTTTAGATATTCCACTTTGGTCAGTAGTACACCGGCGTTGGCCATAATGGCGCGGCCCGGTTCAAAAATCAGTGACAGTTGTGGATAAGCCGCCAGTTTTTCTACCACTTTGGCTGCGTATTCAGCAGGATGTGGCGGAGTTTCGCCATCATAAGGCACACCTAAACCGCCACCTATATCGATATGGCTTAAATGGATACCCACTGCAGCTAATTTATCGATCAGCGCCAGTAACTTATCTAAGGCATCTAAAAATGGCTGGGTTTCGGTCAGTTGTGAACCGATATGACAATCCACACCACAAACGTTTAAATGCGAAGCGGCATCGGCTTGCTGGTACATGGCGAGCGCGTCGTTAATGTCGATACCAAACTTATTGGCTTTTAAGCCGGTAGAAATGTAAGGATGGGTTTTGGCGTCGATATCAGGGTTCACCCGAATAGAAATAGGCGCAATGATATTCAGGCGGCTGGCCACTTGCTGAATACGTTCCAGCTCGGGAATAGATTCGACGTTAAAACACTTGATGCCGGTTTGCAGCGCAAACTCAATTTCGGTGACAGACTTACCTACACCAGAGAACACCACTTTTTTTGCATCGCCACCGGCTTGCAATACACGGCGTAATTCACCTTCAGAAACTATATCAAAACCACTGCCAAGGCGAGCCAAAAGGTTTAATAGGGCTATATTGCTGTTGGCTTTAACGGCGTAACAAACTAATAAGTCACGGCTGGGTGCAGCTTCAGCAAAAGCTTTGTAATGGCGCTCAATGGTCGCGCGGGAATAGACATAAGTTGGCGTGCCAAATTCTGCGGCAATATCGGCTAACGCAACGCCTTCGGCAAATAAGTTCTGATCCTGATAATTAAAGTAATCCACTACTGTTCCTTTGAAACTACTGGCTGATCGGCTGGCGCTGGTTGTTCTGCCGGCGCTTTATTGGGTTGTGGGGTTTGAGGCAATGTTAAAGGACCTTTTTGGCCACAGGCCAGTAACCATTGGCTGAGCAACAGGATGCACACCAGTCTTTGTCGCTTTGTATTCATGGTTTTTATTTCATTAATTATTTTGCGCTCTATAATCGCATCCTTAACAGCAAAAGCAAACAGGTGAAACCGATGAATGACGTAGAATATGACGAACTGACCGATCAGGTGCTGCTTGCGGTGGAAGATGCGATAGAAGCATTGGACCTGGATCTGGATTATGAGTCGAACGGTGGCTTGTTAAGCATCAGCTTTGTCGATGGCAGTAAGGTGATTATTAATAAGCAACCTCCACTGCATCAGCTGTGGGTCGCGACTAAATTTAATGGCCACCATTTTGAATTAAAAGACGGTGTCTGGATTGATAACAGAACAGGTGCTGAGTTCTGGGCACTCATTTCCGATGCCTTTAGTAAACAGTCTGGTCAAAACGTAGTACTTGCCGATAACTCATGAGTGATGCGGTCAGTAAACAAAATAAATAGAGAAATACAATGGCGTTACTTCCTTTTGTCGATGTAAAACCCGCAGGTCAGGCTGATGCCGCTGTAGTCTGGTTACATGGTTTAGGCGATTCGGGTGATGGTTTTGCACCTATAGTGCCGGAATTACGTTTGCCAAAAAGCTCTGGCATCCGGTTTTTATTCCCTCATGCACCTGTGCGTCCTATCACTATCAACGGTGGTATGCAGATGCGCGGTTGGTACGATATTAAAACCTGGGATTTAAACGACAGAGCAGACGAAACCGGGGTGCGTGAATCGGCCACTGCAGTCACAGCCTTACTGGACAAACTGATTGAGCAGGGCATCCCGGCCAATCGTATTCTGTTGGCGGGTTTTAGTCAGGGTGGTGTGATTGCCTTACACTTACTGCCTCGTTTGCCTTATAAACTGGCTGGTGTGATGGCGCTTTCTACTTATATGGCTGTGCCGGGCAAATTAAAAGAAGAAATGACAGGCGCTAACAAAAGCACAGCTGTGTTGGTGAATCATGGCACTCACGATGAAGTGGTGCCTTATAGTGCAGGTCAGGCTGCTTTTAATGCACTGAAATTTGCCGGTTTTACGGTGAATTGGGCCGAGTACCGTATGGGCCATAGTGTGTGCCCACAGCAAATTGCCGATATCAGTCGTTTTATTCAGCAGCAATTACCAGCACTTTAAAAATGGAACAGTCAAAGTGACAACAGCACAGGAAAAATTGGTCGTTCGGGTAAGTCTGGGTGCTGCAGCATCAGCTCCTGGCGATTTGCCTGAACCAACAACAGAGCAACACTGGCATTGGCGGCGTATTGCCGGTGCAGTATTGACGCTTTGTGCTGCTGCTCTGCTGTTGTATGGCTGGCTAAATGTTGAGTCACCTGATGCCGTCATTAGTTCTGTGGCTGAAACGGCCCCAGTTGTGATCACTGCTGAATCTATTGAAGCCGCCACACCTGAACTGGTGCTGGAAGCTGTGCAGCAAAACCCTGAACCAGAGCCTGTACCCATTAAAGCGGTAAACACTGAAACTGCTGCGCCAGAAGTCAAACCAGCAGACATTCCAGCGTTATCCGATGCTACTGTGACACCACAGCCCGCTGTTGCTGAAACAGCTTTAGTTGCAGAAACTCCGGCAGAAGCAGGTGCACCATTATTTAGTGCAGACACTGGAGTATTAAGACTGGCCTTGTTGACCAACGAAACGCCTTCAGCCAAAGCCCGCAGCCTGGGTGAACAGATTGACGCAGCTACAGTTCCACAGCTGGCGTTGTATTCTGAAGTCAAAGGTTTAAATGGTCAGAACATAGAACATCTTTGGTATTACGAAGGCAAACTGATGACCCGCATTAAACTGCCGGTCAAACTGGATTACTGGCGTACCTACAGCAGAAAAGAATTCGACGCGGGCCAAAAAGGCGAATGGCGGGTCGAAATCCTTGATCCACAACAAAATCTGCTGTTTAGCCATCACTTTCATTACCATTAAAGACTATACTAAGCGGCATTTTCAGGCAGACCAGCCTTTATCATCATTTCGCTGCTGCTGTTTCCGCTGTGTTAAGGAGTACCTATGAACCTTGTCCGCATTGCCACCCGTAAAAGTGCTTTAGCTTTATGGCAAGCCAATTTTGTCAAAGCTGAACTCGAAGCTGCCCACCCAGGTTTACAGGTTGAGCTAGTGCCTATGTCGACTCAGGGCGATAAAATTCTGGACACTCCTTTAGCCAAAATTGGTGGTAAAGGCTTGTTTGTCAAAGAGCTGGAAACCGCCATGCTGGAAGGCCGTGCTGATATAGCAGTCCACAGCATGAAAGATGTACCGGTCGATTTTCCTGAAGGTTTGATGCTGCATACCATTTGCCAGCGTGAAGACCCACGTGATGCTTTTGTCTCCAACACCTTTCAACAGCTTGCTGATTTACCCCAAGGGGCTGTAGTCGGAACTTCCAGTTTACGTCGCCAGTGCCAAATCAAAGCCATGCGACCAGATTTACAGATCAAAGACTTACGTGGCAACGTCAACACCCGTCTGGCAAAACTGGACGCGGGTGAGTTTGACGCCATTATTCTGGCTTCTGCTGGTTTAATACGTTTAGGTTTTGAAGCCCGTATTGCCAGCTTTCTGGAGGTTGGCACCAGTTTGCCGGCCAATGGTCAGGGCGCTGTAGGTATTGAATGCCGTAGCGATGATTTTGTGGTTCAACAGCTATTAGCGCCGCTGGAACATCAGGAAACCCGTATTTGTGTGTTGGCCGAACGGGCGATGAACCGCAAGCTGCAGGGCGGTTGTCAGGTGCCTATTGGTGCTTTTGCTGTGCTTCAGCACAATGAACTTTGGCTGCGTGGTTTGGTCGGACAGTTGGATGGTTCTGAAATTTTACGTTCAGAAATCAAAGGGGACGCTACTCAAGCAGAGCAGTTGGGGACTCAACTGGCTGAACAATTACTGGCGTTAGGCGCAGATCGCATTTTAGATGCGGTCTACCGTCAGGCCTGATTGGCGTGACGACTCCACTGCTGGATCCTTTGTGCCCGGTACTGATAACCAGACCTGCGGGCAAGGCGGATCAGTTGCTGGCCAGTTTAGATGAACTGGCTATTCCCTATTTATACCAACCTTTGATCACCACCCAGTTAGTGCCGTTAAAAGCCAAGGCTGGCACTATGCTGGAACAGGCTGATCAGGTGATTTTTGTCAGCGTCAGCGCGGTCAGCTGCTTGCAGCAACAATACGATTGCAGGAAGATCACTGCGCCTTTAGTGGCTGTCGGAACTACGACAGCCACAGTGCTGGAGAAATGCAGTGGCCGCGAAGTACTGGTGCCGCAGGATCAGCGTAGTGAGGGGTTATTGGCTTTACCTCAGCTACAGGATGTAGCTGACAAACATATTGTGATAGTGCGGGGAAACGCAGGCCGCGAGCTGATTAAAAAAGGCTTACAACAGCGCGGTGCTCATATTCATTATGTGCAAAGTTATCGCAGAGTGCCTTTACCCTTAGATGGACAAAGCTTGTCAGACCAGTGGCATCAGCAACATATTCAATGTATTGTGGTCACCAGTAACGAAATTTTACAGCTTATTTTTGAGTTATTGCCAAAAGAGCAACATAGCTGGTTACAGCAACAGTTATGGATAATGGTCAGCCCGCGGATGAAAGAAGCCGCTATAGAACTTGGGATCGACGGATCCCGTATTTATTTGTCAGCCAGTGCCAATGATCAGGCGTTACTGGAGGCTATTTGCCAGTTAAGAGGAACTTGTCATGACTGATACGCCGGTGGCTGTTACCGCCTCTGAATCTCCACTCTCCCAAGGTTCGGCTAAACCTGATCCGGTTAAAAAAGACCCGATTAAAAATACTCCGTTACCATCAGCTAAAACAGGCCGTGCTGTTGCATGGTTTTCTTTAATATTGAATCTGATTTTGGTCGCTGCTATTGCCGCAGCGATTTGGTGGCTATGGCCGCAGTGGACTGCGTTGCAGCAGCAACAGCAAGTATTGCAACAACAGCAACTGCAACAAACTGAACAAGGTAAACAGCAGCATCAGCAACTGACTGATCAATTACAACAGCAACTGGCATTAGTTGTTGACCAGCAAAAACAACAAGGCACTTTGGATCAACAGCAACAACAGGCCTTGCTGCAATTGCAACTGGAAAGTAAAAAACAGCTGAGTAATGGCCGTACCTGGCAGTTATGGCAAATTCAGCAGCTATTACAACTGGCCGGACAAAAAATCTGGTTAGAGCAGGACATGCCAGCGGCATTACGTTTATTGCAAGGCGCTGAACAGCAGCTGGCCTTATTGCAGGACAGCAGCATGCAGCCGTTACGTCAGGCAATTCAGACTGATTTAGCTGAACTGCAAAAAAACACCTTGCCTGATGTCGCCAAAATTCAACTGGGTTTAACTAGTTTGCGTAAAGCTGTGTTTGATTTGCCGCTACGTCAAAGTGAGCGTGAACTTGACGACGCAGAGCCCGTAGCTGCTACCAGTTCTGATTGGCAAACTACTTTACTACAGCACTGGAATTCATTCTGGAGTTCGTTAGTGCATGTGCGTCCAACTCAGCCGGAAGATTTGTCTGTGTTATCTGCAGGTGAGCAACTGAGTTTGCGTAACACCTTACAGCAACAGCTGTTGCTGGCTGAACTGGCGGCAATGAAGTATCAGAGCGAGTTGTATCAGGCTGCATTACAGCAGGCGATGGATACCTTACAGCGTTATTTTGCTGCTGTTGATCCAAAAGTCAAAGCTGCATCAGAGCAATTAGTCCAACTGGCTGCTTTGCCTGTGGCTTTCCCTGCACCTGCGGCTTTGCAATCCAGCGCCGTGCTTGATCAGGTCATGCGTCAAAGCATGGTGGAGATCAACCCATGATCCGTTTGCTGATAGTGGTTTTGCTGCTGGCTGCGGCCATGTGGCTGGGGCCATGGCTGACGCAGAATCCGGGTTATCTGATGCTGGTGCTGGGTCCATGGACAATCGAAATGACGCTGGTGGGTTTTGCCATCATTCTGTTGTTAAGCCTGAGTTTGTTATGGCTGACGTTACGAATTTTACGGCCGTTTTTGGGCTTCCGTAACTGGACTCTCAATCCGTTTCGTGGCCGTCAGCAGCGCAAAGCCCGTTTGGCTTTTGAACAAGCGGCTTTGGCCTTGGCTGCAGGTCGTTTTCAGGATGCCGAACAGTATTTTGACCGCTCTGACGCTATGCCAGAATTTACTATACTACGTCAGAGTATGGCCTGCTACGCCGCTTTGCAGGCCGGACATGCGACTAAAGCTATGCAACTGGCCGAACAGCTGGATGCAACACAAGCTCAGAGTTGTTATGTCAAAGCTGATTTATTGCTGCGCCAGAATCAGGCCAAAGCTGCGCTGGAGTTATTACAGCTTGCTATGTTGATACCAGCAGATGCGCCTTTATTAGCTCCTCTGTATTTTCAGGCCCTATTAGCTGCTGGTCATAATATTGAAGTCTTTCATACTGTACTTAAAGCCATAGAGCAAAAGTGGTTTACCAAAGCGCAGTGGCAAGCGCAGCGTTATCAGATTTATCCGCAGGCTATCCGTAATCTGGCTGCCCAGGGTGTATTTGACGAAACCAGTGAGTATTGGCTGGCGTTGCCGTCGAAAGAACGTAAGTCGATGGCTGCTGTATTAGGTCGGGTTTGGGCGAAAGTCAAAGCGGGTCAGGTAGAGCAGGCTGAAAAGCTGCTGGTTGATAACTTAGCTTACAGCGACTTGCCTTTGGCGTGGTCCGTTTTGAAACAAATTCCGTTAAAGCGGCATGTGGTATTGCTGCGTAAACAGCTGCAGCACTGGTTGCGGGATCACAAAGAAGATGCAGTGCTTTATGCGACTCTTGCTTATTGTGCTGAGCAAGACGGCGAACCTATGCAGGCCGAAATGGCCTGGCAAAAAGCTTTGCAGTATCAGCCGGGCTTAAAAACTTAATTTATGTCGTCTGAGTTATTAACAGGACTGGCACCTATTTTAGGTGTCAGGCCTCGTCTCCTGTTGCTTGGCAGTATGCCTGGTGCCGCTTCTCTTCTTGAGCAACGTTATTACGCCCATCCACGCAATTTATTCTGGCCTTTTATGCAGCAGCTGTTTGGTATTCCGGTTGAGCTTAATTATCAGCAGCGTTGTCAGTTACTGACTGAACAGGGCATAGCGCTGTGGGATGTGATAGCACACTGTGAGCGGCCGGGTAGTCTGGATAGCGCCATTAAAAAAAGCACTGTGATTTGCAATGCGATACCCCAATTGCTGGAAGCACAACCACAAATTCTAAAGGTGTGTTTTAACGGCGCCAAAGCAGCAGAAGAGTTTAAACGTCATCTGCTACCGCTGATTAAACACCGCACTGACATCGAGTATTTTCAACTGCCTTCCAGTAGCCCAGCTCATGCCAGCCAAAGCAAAGAGCAGAAGCTGGAGTTATGGGCCAAGGCTTTATTGGAATAACACTTCTAGTTCTGGCGTGGCTTCAAAACCCGCTGCTATTGCTTGATTAAAAATGGTTTTTGCTTCGTCAGTTTTCTGTTTGGTTAGCAACTCAATGGCTTGCCAGCCTAAAGCCATCGGATCTTTCTGTTGTTGCAGATAGCTAGCCCAACCTTTATCAAATTGAGCCCGCGCACGTTGAGCTTCAAGCAGGCCATTGCGGGCAGCCTGATCCAGCCAGTATTCGTCGGTCCATTCTTTAGGTCGCTGATGGAGCTGCTTAAGATACATCTTATCTTTGGCGTAAAGCGGTGCTTTGCCTGTGTTGTAGTTCAGATCCCAAGGGGCAATTTTGTAATCACCAGCCTTATTGATAAAACTCAGGGTGTCGCCTTCTGCAAAAGGAACTTCGCCGGAAAGTATGGTCAGTTGTTTAAGCTTTTTATTTGGATCTACTGTGAGCATAGCGCTGCCGTTAAAGGCTGGCATCTTAACTGCTTTGGCTTTTTCTGATTTGAAATCTGAAAGCTTCGGGAATTCTTCTGTGCTCTGCGTCAGGTCTACGGGGCCAATAGCAGCCTGATCCAAATAATTAAGCAAAATAGCATTGCTGTATTGGGAATAGGCTACTCCGGCTTGTGCTGCAGGCCATGAATCCTTAGTCAGCGAGAGCAGCAGTTTTTTCCTCCATTGATCTTGCCCATCGACATCCAAACTAAAATTCAGAGTGACAGTACGGATCGATTTAACTGAGGATGGCTGATAACGCCATTGGCGCAACGCTTGCTCTGCTGCTGCGTCAAAAACTCCGGCAGGAAAACTATGCTGGGTTTTGGCGTAAATAACCTCGCCTTGTTCATCAACAAGAAAGCGTACTACTGCAAAACCCTGAGTGCCTTTGCGGGCGGCAGTGATTGGGTATTTGGGTTCAACCCTTTCAATCACTTCAGGTAGCGTGGTGTGATCAAAAGAGGCTTTACGTTGCGCCAGCATAGTGGCATAAGAGGGCACCCGCTGGTCTTTTTGCAACAGCAGTTGTTGTTGCGCCTGCTGTTTTTGTGCTGTAGTCAGGTGCGCATTCAGAGTCTGCAAGCCAGTGCCTGCATCCGGATGGCCCAGTTCAGCGGCTATTAGAAAATAGAGGTAGGCCAACACCAGATCCTGCTCCATGCCCTGACCTTTCATCGCCATCACAGCCAGATTAAAAGCGGCCAGTTCATTGCCTAGAGGCAGCAGCCGTTCAAACTCTGCTTTAGCTTGCTGATAGTGTTGTAGCTGATACTGCTGGGCTGCCTGGTAAGTATCGGCTTGGACTAAAAATGACATCAGCAAAGCTGAACTGACTAAAAGTTGTTTTAACATCCGTTGTTCCTTTTTCTACGGCTGTATTTTTTGGTTGCGCTGCTTTTCCTCATTACTAAAGGTGGGCAGTACCGGGTATTAATCAAACAGTTCATCTAAGTTTGAACTGCTCCTGAAGCCGGCCTTTTTTGCTTTGTCAAAAGCTGCTTTCGCTTCAGGCACCTTGTTTTGGCTGAGTAGTTCAATAGCAAACCACCCTAAAGCTTCTGGATCATGTTGTTGTTGCAAGTAGTGAGCCCAGTAAGGCTGATTAACTGCTCTGGCACGTTGAGCTGTTAAATCTCCATTACGAGCTGCCTGATCCAGCCAATAATTACTGGTCCACTCCATGGGGGCCGTGAGCATGGACTCTATATGCATCTGCTCTGTGGCATAGACGACAGGCGCACTTTTACCGTAATTCAGATCCTGGGGTGTTATTTTGTACACCCCTTGAGCTAATCCTGCCATCGATTCTCCTGCACGTAACGGAACTGTACCTGTAATAGGCTGAACGCTTTGCAGTTGTTGTGTTGCATTGACAACGAGAAACGCTTCCCCCATAAAAGCGGGCATTGTATGAGATTTCCCTTCGTCGATTGCATGACTGAGATCCGCTAAAGTGGGCGGTGTTGAAATAGGCTGATTCATTAAAGCGTAGGTACGACTCTGGTTTTGCAGGTAGTCAAGCAGGCCAGCAAGAAACAGTTGTTGTCTGGCAGAACCTGCTAAAGCTCCAGGCCAGGCTTGTTGATGCAGAAGCTGGATCTGGGTGTTGCGTAACTTTTGTCGCTCAGCGGATTGGGGGTTCACCGGATCCAAAGAAAATTCCATTCGTACTGTATGAATGCTTATTACCGGTGAAGGACTGTACTTCCAGCGACGCAAGGCTATTTCGGTGGCTTTGGCGAAGGTTAGATCGGGCAAGCCATACTGTGTGTTTACATAAACAACATTGCCTTGTTGATCAACGACCAGTTTGGCTAAGGCAAAACCTGATATCCCATTTTTTGCCGCTTCCACAGGGTATTTTGGATGGTCTCTGCGCAGCGTTGTTCTGAACACCTCCTGATGGGCTGGAGCTGGTTCGTTGGCGCTGTATACCGGAATAGAATGTTGCAGCAATTGAACAGACATCCGTTGTGCCTGTTGTTGCTGTGACTCAGTGACAGTCGTACTTAGTTGTTGTAAAACATCCGCTGCTTTGACGTGCCGGAGCTGATGCGCAAATAAAAAATACGCATAGGCACGCACTGGATCTTTGGTTTCTCCTTCACCATACAATGCCATTACACCCAGGTTAAAAGCTGCTCCTGCATTACCTAGTGAGGCCAGGTGGGCAAACTCAGCTCTGGCCTGGCTATAGTTTTTTTCCTGATAGAACTTTACACTTTGTGATAAATCGGCCTGAGCTGTGATCGATACCGCCAGTACAGTCGCCATGACTAATTGTTTAAACATCCTTTGTTCCTGATTAAGCGATAATGAAGCTGTTTGATGTTACCTATTGATTTGCTTCAGGTAAATATTTTGTTACGCCAATTTGCTGCCATTAGGCACTTTTTGTTCAGGTATCGCCAATACTACAGCGCCGTCGGGTCGGTAAAACCCAGTGATCAGACATTCAGAGCGAAAAGGTCCTATTTGTTTAGTCGGGAAGTTGACTACGCCAATGACCTGCTTCCCTAGCAACTGCTCTTTGCTGTAAAGGGCCGTGATTTGAGCACTGGATTGCCTGATACCAATGTCCGCACCAAAATCTACTTTCAGCTTATAGGCCGCTTTGCGGGCTTCCGGAAAATCCGCGACTTCAATGACAGTACCCACTCTGAGTTCAACTGCACCAAAGTCTTCCCAGCTAATTAATTCCATACCAGCCACTATTTTTGTTTAACAAGTAGTTAGCTTTACATATCAGCAGTTTTGTTGTCATGAGTTTTGCGGTTAAGCGGCCGAAAGCTAATAGCAATTTGGCAGTAGTTCACTATTTCGCCTTGACAGAAAAAGCAAAAGCATAAATATTAAATTACATCGCTTATTTAGTTTTGACACTTTATGACTTCAATTCACGCTTGCTCAGTAACATTTGCCCGGACAGCAGCTCCGGCAAATCTGCATGCGTGCTCCACTGATTACCACTTATCCGAGTGGTTCGACGAATAAATATCCGCAACTAATCTGACCGAATTTTATATGCAGCTTTTCGGCTGCCTGTAAAACCATGGCCTTTTGGCCGTTTTAAATCATAAAAAGAAGCAGGAAAATAAAAATGAAAGCACCTCTCTTAGGCGTGTTGGCGCTGCTATTTAGCAGCCACAGCTTCGCTTGTTTGCAACAAGAAAGTGAAAGTAATAATACCGAAGGCACGGCTGATGGCGCCTTATGCAGTGGCACAACAGTAGCGGCCAGCATAGGCAGTAGTTCAGACCAGGATTGGTATTATTTTGATACCACAGCAACAGGAGATATCAGTGTCAGTTTAAGCCATGGCTCAGGCAAAGACTTTGACTGGTATCTGTATCGCAGCTCCGGCAGCTATATTATGTCGGGACAAAGCAGTGCCAACCCGGACAGTGGCACTTATACCGCATCACCTGCAGGGCGCCATTACATTAAAGTCACACGATACAGCGGTACTGGTACTTATCAGTTGAACGCAAACTTTGTCGGTAATACTGGGGGCGGCGGTGGCGAAAATCCACCTCCAACAGCAGGCTGTAACTATGGGGCACGACCGTCAAAACCCAGTAATTTAACCAGCTATATCACAGGCTCTGGCACCGATACTTGTGTCACCTTATCCACCCCTGCCTTGTTGTTAATGGGTGGCGGTACTGATGTGGATAATGCCTTTAGCTTAAGAGTTGGGCCACATATTCAGGGGGGCAACATTGTCGTACTGCGAACTTCGGGTACCAATGCCTACAACACTTATTTGCAAGGCTTAACCAATGCCGCTTCTGTCGAAACCATCATTGTCGACACTGTGACCAAAGCCAATACGGATTATGTCGATTGGGCTATCCGCTCTGCTGAGTTTGTCTGGTTGGCTGGTGGTGATCAGTCGGCTTATCTGAATGCCTGGAAAGGTACTAAGGTGCAAGTTGCTATTCAGCATGTGTATGACAAAGGTGGTGTAGTAGGGGGGACTTCGGCTGGTGATCACGTGTTGAGCCAGCATATTTATGATCCGGATGGTGTAGCTGGTGCTATCAGCGCTGAAGCTGTGACAGATTTCTGCCATGCAACTATTAATATCAGTACGGGCTTCCTGAACTTCCCTGCGCTACAAGGAGTGATCAACGATACTCACTTCCGTCAGCGAGATCGGATGGGACGCTCTATGGTGTTCCAGGCGAAGGTTGGAGCTGCCAGCCGAGTAGTGGCGATTTCAGAAGCGACCTCCTTGTTTGTGAACAGTGTCGGTCAAGGCATAGTAGATGGTACTAATGAGGTCTATATCCTGAAATCTGATGCTCAGACTCAGTATGTCCAAACCAGCTGTGGTCAGCCAGTGAAGGTGAATAACCTGTTGCGTTACAAACTGGTCAGTGGCGATCAGTACAATCTGATCAATAACAGTACTTCTATAGTGCCAAGCCGTATTGGTCTGGATGGTAGTAAAGCGTCTTTCTATACTCCAACCAGCC of Rheinheimera sp. MM224 contains these proteins:
- the lysA gene encoding diaminopimelate decarboxylase; translated protein: MDYFNYQDQNLFAEGVALADIAAEFGTPTYVYSRATIERHYKAFAEAAPSRDLLVCYAVKANSNIALLNLLARLGSGFDIVSEGELRRVLQAGGDAKKVVFSGVGKSVTEIEFALQTGIKCFNVESIPELERIQQVASRLNIIAPISIRVNPDIDAKTHPYISTGLKANKFGIDINDALAMYQQADAASHLNVCGVDCHIGSQLTETQPFLDALDKLLALIDKLAAVGIHLSHIDIGGGLGVPYDGETPPHPAEYAAKVVEKLAAYPQLSLIFEPGRAIMANAGVLLTKVEYLKPGQEKHFAIVDAAMNDLIRPALYSAWQSIIAVRQKPEIPAVTYDVVGPVCETGDFLGKDRALALEPGDLLVVRSAGAYGFTMSSNYNSRPRAAEVLVDGDRSYLVRQREQWQDLWRGEQLVP
- the lptM gene encoding LPS translocon maturation chaperone LptM, with protein sequence MNTKRQRLVCILLLSQWLLACGQKGPLTLPQTPQPNKAPAEQPAPADQPVVSKEQ
- the cyaY gene encoding iron donor protein CyaY, translated to MNDVEYDELTDQVLLAVEDAIEALDLDLDYESNGGLLSISFVDGSKVIINKQPPLHQLWVATKFNGHHFELKDGVWIDNRTGAEFWALISDAFSKQSGQNVVLADNS
- a CDS encoding alpha/beta hydrolase; the protein is MALLPFVDVKPAGQADAAVVWLHGLGDSGDGFAPIVPELRLPKSSGIRFLFPHAPVRPITINGGMQMRGWYDIKTWDLNDRADETGVRESATAVTALLDKLIEQGIPANRILLAGFSQGGVIALHLLPRLPYKLAGVMALSTYMAVPGKLKEEMTGANKSTAVLVNHGTHDEVVPYSAGQAAFNALKFAGFTVNWAEYRMGHSVCPQQIADISRFIQQQLPAL
- a CDS encoding DUF2914 domain-containing protein is translated as MTTAQEKLVVRVSLGAAASAPGDLPEPTTEQHWHWRRIAGAVLTLCAAALLLYGWLNVESPDAVISSVAETAPVVITAESIEAATPELVLEAVQQNPEPEPVPIKAVNTETAAPEVKPADIPALSDATVTPQPAVAETALVAETPAEAGAPLFSADTGVLRLALLTNETPSAKARSLGEQIDAATVPQLALYSEVKGLNGQNIEHLWYYEGKLMTRIKLPVKLDYWRTYSRKEFDAGQKGEWRVEILDPQQNLLFSHHFHYH
- the hemC gene encoding hydroxymethylbilane synthase, with the translated sequence MNLVRIATRKSALALWQANFVKAELEAAHPGLQVELVPMSTQGDKILDTPLAKIGGKGLFVKELETAMLEGRADIAVHSMKDVPVDFPEGLMLHTICQREDPRDAFVSNTFQQLADLPQGAVVGTSSLRRQCQIKAMRPDLQIKDLRGNVNTRLAKLDAGEFDAIILASAGLIRLGFEARIASFLEVGTSLPANGQGAVGIECRSDDFVVQQLLAPLEHQETRICVLAERAMNRKLQGGCQVPIGAFAVLQHNELWLRGLVGQLDGSEILRSEIKGDATQAEQLGTQLAEQLLALGADRILDAVYRQA
- a CDS encoding uroporphyrinogen-III synthase — translated: MTTPLLDPLCPVLITRPAGKADQLLASLDELAIPYLYQPLITTQLVPLKAKAGTMLEQADQVIFVSVSAVSCLQQQYDCRKITAPLVAVGTTTATVLEKCSGREVLVPQDQRSEGLLALPQLQDVADKHIVIVRGNAGRELIKKGLQQRGAHIHYVQSYRRVPLPLDGQSLSDQWHQQHIQCIVVTSNEILQLIFELLPKEQHSWLQQQLWIMVSPRMKEAAIELGIDGSRIYLSASANDQALLEAICQLRGTCHD
- a CDS encoding uroporphyrinogen-III C-methyltransferase, which encodes MTDTPVAVTASESPLSQGSAKPDPVKKDPIKNTPLPSAKTGRAVAWFSLILNLILVAAIAAAIWWLWPQWTALQQQQQVLQQQQLQQTEQGKQQHQQLTDQLQQQLALVVDQQKQQGTLDQQQQQALLQLQLESKKQLSNGRTWQLWQIQQLLQLAGQKIWLEQDMPAALRLLQGAEQQLALLQDSSMQPLRQAIQTDLAELQKNTLPDVAKIQLGLTSLRKAVFDLPLRQSERELDDAEPVAATSSDWQTTLLQHWNSFWSSLVHVRPTQPEDLSVLSAGEQLSLRNTLQQQLLLAELAAMKYQSELYQAALQQAMDTLQRYFAAVDPKVKAASEQLVQLAALPVAFPAPAALQSSAVLDQVMRQSMVEINP
- a CDS encoding heme biosynthesis HemY N-terminal domain-containing protein; translated protein: MIRLLIVVLLLAAAMWLGPWLTQNPGYLMLVLGPWTIEMTLVGFAIILLLSLSLLWLTLRILRPFLGFRNWTLNPFRGRQQRKARLAFEQAALALAAGRFQDAEQYFDRSDAMPEFTILRQSMACYAALQAGHATKAMQLAEQLDATQAQSCYVKADLLLRQNQAKAALELLQLAMLIPADAPLLAPLYFQALLAAGHNIEVFHTVLKAIEQKWFTKAQWQAQRYQIYPQAIRNLAAQGVFDETSEYWLALPSKERKSMAAVLGRVWAKVKAGQVEQAEKLLVDNLAYSDLPLAWSVLKQIPLKRHVVLLRKQLQHWLRDHKEDAVLYATLAYCAEQDGEPMQAEMAWQKALQYQPGLKT
- a CDS encoding DNA-deoxyinosine glycosylase, producing the protein MSSELLTGLAPILGVRPRLLLLGSMPGAASLLEQRYYAHPRNLFWPFMQQLFGIPVELNYQQRCQLLTEQGIALWDVIAHCERPGSLDSAIKKSTVICNAIPQLLEAQPQILKVCFNGAKAAEEFKRHLLPLIKHRTDIEYFQLPSSSPAHASQSKEQKLELWAKALLE